In one window of Paraflavitalea soli DNA:
- a CDS encoding M56 family metallopeptidase — protein MPPFFIALFKINLVLVLFAVAYYGILRRLTFYTANRAFLLFAICFAMLYPLIDLSPLFAKETAMAVVPEFTQQLRTMVTTAVMPAYMTWVFLLFYIGLAVMLFRILRQFVSLYRIHRQSAPALIGDAPVRLINASMSPFSFGKHIYINPAEHSAEELLTIVAHEHIHVRQRHTVDVLLAELCFTLNWFNPAAWIIRKAIKENLEFIADEQVLEAGADKKAYQYSLLHIGARTATPLIANDFNLVDLKKRIRMMNVRRSSKLTLGRYALLLPILLLITLAFSITVRQPLQAATKALEQVILTPAATINEPATSPPTVLNLSVPDTQSAALPSRTGRQPVQITIRPIANGSNSQQQAAATTDPPARELVGQPLRQGIQGRLYETPVTAAADKLSLAGTPNATGRVTSKTVAGFPVQNEVIVTGYPTTRRINGIRVTPPADSSKGNLREVTVTGRGQQ, from the coding sequence ATGCCCCCCTTCTTCATCGCCCTCTTCAAGATCAACCTGGTACTGGTGCTATTCGCAGTAGCTTATTACGGTATTCTTCGCCGCCTGACATTCTATACTGCCAACCGGGCTTTCCTGTTGTTTGCCATTTGCTTCGCCATGCTGTATCCTTTGATCGATCTGTCGCCGCTGTTTGCAAAGGAGACAGCCATGGCCGTCGTACCGGAATTTACCCAACAGCTCAGGACGATGGTGACAACAGCTGTGATGCCGGCTTATATGACCTGGGTATTCCTCCTTTTTTATATAGGATTAGCCGTAATGCTGTTCCGGATCCTGCGGCAGTTCGTATCCCTGTACCGTATCCATCGCCAATCAGCGCCTGCCCTTATTGGAGATGCACCCGTTCGATTGATCAATGCCTCTATGAGCCCCTTTTCGTTCGGCAAACATATCTACATCAATCCTGCAGAACACAGCGCGGAGGAATTGCTGACGATCGTAGCCCATGAACATATTCATGTACGGCAGCGGCATACCGTAGATGTGCTGCTGGCAGAACTGTGCTTTACCTTGAACTGGTTCAACCCGGCAGCCTGGATCATCCGGAAAGCGATCAAAGAAAACCTGGAGTTCATTGCCGATGAACAGGTATTGGAAGCAGGAGCGGATAAGAAAGCGTACCAATATAGTTTGCTGCATATAGGCGCACGCACTGCTACCCCACTTATTGCAAATGATTTCAACCTGGTAGACCTGAAGAAAAGGATCCGCATGATGAATGTGCGTCGTTCTTCAAAATTGACGCTGGGGCGCTACGCTTTATTATTACCCATTTTGCTGCTGATCACCCTGGCGTTTTCGATCACCGTGCGGCAACCTTTGCAAGCTGCTACCAAAGCATTGGAGCAAGTGATCTTAACACCTGCTGCAACAATCAACGAACCTGCTACCTCCCCCCCTACTGTTCTCAATTTGTCAGTACCGGATACCCAGTCAGCCGCTCTCCCGTCGCGCACGGGCAGGCAGCCTGTGCAAATAACCATCCGTCCTATTGCCAATGGATCCAATTCCCAGCAACAGGCAGCAGCAACAACGGATCCTCCTGCCCGGGAACTGGTAGGTCAGCCACTTCGCCAGGGTATCCAGGGACGCCTGTATGAAACGCCCGTTACTGCTGCCGCAGACAAATTAAGCCTTGCGGGCACACCCAATGCTACGGGCCGTGTAACTTCAAAAACAGTAGCAGGTTTTCCCGTGCAGAATGAAGTGATCGTAACAGGCTACCCCACTACGCGTCGCATTAATGGTATCCGCGTCACACCACCGGCCGATTCTTCCAAAGGCAATCTCCGGGAAGTAACCGTGACCGGTCGCGGACAGCAATAA
- a CDS encoding BlaI/MecI/CopY family transcriptional regulator, protein MEQLTPHEEAVMIAIWKVGPGFVKDFMTALYPVRLPYTTLASTIKNLEKKGFLKSERIANALRYSAKIRESEYKKRSVNGMVNNFFSSSYKELVTFFAKENKISKDELKEIINLIDNDEKQ, encoded by the coding sequence ATGGAACAATTGACCCCACATGAAGAAGCTGTAATGATCGCCATCTGGAAAGTTGGCCCCGGCTTCGTAAAAGATTTTATGACAGCCTTGTACCCTGTAAGGCTGCCTTACACCACACTGGCATCTACCATCAAGAACCTCGAGAAGAAAGGCTTTTTGAAAAGTGAACGCATTGCGAACGCTTTACGCTACAGCGCCAAGATCAGGGAGAGCGAATACAAGAAGCGCTCCGTAAACGGAATGGTCAACAACTTCTTCTCCAGTTCTTACAAAGAACTGGTAACCTTCTTCGCAAAAGAGAACAAGATCAGCAAAGACGAACTGAAAGAGATCATCAACCTTATCGATAACGATGAAAAACAGTAA
- a CDS encoding DUF6642 family protein gives MKIAKSKHKNVFCIEGNWTNDLRDRRSIKTALEFLEHNSYSKKHVLHTHRQCSSKQEFENLVKESCLKRYDQYSILYLAFHGNAGRLHVGKRVTMRLEEIAEMLEGKAANKIIHFGSCETMYVMRRELNRFMKQTGALAISGYENTIDFMPSTFLDLLYFQFCQQYQKMYLIERDVKQYYGKLARELGFKMIYEK, from the coding sequence ATGAAAATTGCTAAATCCAAGCACAAGAACGTTTTCTGCATAGAGGGCAACTGGACGAATGACCTGCGCGACAGGAGAAGTATCAAAACAGCCCTGGAATTCCTGGAGCATAATTCCTACAGTAAAAAGCACGTGCTGCATACGCACCGGCAATGTAGTTCCAAACAGGAGTTTGAGAACCTGGTGAAAGAATCCTGCTTAAAGCGATATGACCAATACAGTATTTTGTACCTCGCGTTTCACGGCAATGCGGGCCGCCTGCACGTAGGTAAGCGGGTGACGATGCGCCTGGAAGAAATTGCCGAAATGCTGGAAGGAAAAGCAGCCAATAAGATCATTCACTTCGGCAGCTGCGAAACGATGTATGTGATGCGGCGGGAGCTCAACAGGTTTATGAAGCAAACGGGCGCCCTGGCCATATCGGGTTATGAGAACACGATCGACTTTATGCCCAGCACTTTCCTCGACCTGCTCTATTTTCAGTTTTGCCAGCAATACCAGAAAATGTACCTGATCGAAAGGGATGTCAAACAATATTATGGCAAGCTGGCGCGTGAGCTGGGTTTTAAAATGATCTACGAGAAATGA
- a CDS encoding methylated-DNA--[protein]-cysteine S-methyltransferase → MSEYFYKEMDSPVGRLKLVGSDKGLAAILWENDNPHRIKVRTYTENNTHPVLLEVERQLKEYFAGKRTSFSLDLDPVGTDFQKAVWNILSTIPFGETRTYMGIAKQLGNTKAVRAVGAANGRNPISIVVPCHRVIGSSGELTGFAGGLEAKATLLSLEGVKNNKTQIELPLE, encoded by the coding sequence ATGAGTGAATACTTTTATAAAGAGATGGACTCTCCGGTGGGCCGGTTGAAACTGGTGGGCAGCGACAAAGGGCTTGCCGCCATACTTTGGGAAAATGATAACCCCCACCGGATAAAGGTAAGAACCTACACAGAAAATAATACGCACCCTGTATTGCTGGAAGTAGAACGCCAGCTGAAGGAATATTTTGCCGGTAAGCGAACATCGTTCTCACTAGACCTTGATCCTGTTGGCACCGATTTTCAAAAAGCAGTATGGAATATTCTTTCCACGATACCGTTTGGTGAAACGAGAACGTACATGGGTATTGCCAAACAGCTGGGCAATACCAAGGCGGTACGCGCGGTTGGCGCTGCGAATGGAAGAAATCCTATTTCGATTGTGGTACCCTGTCACCGGGTTATCGGCAGCTCTGGTGAACTGACCGGTTTTGCCGGCGGGCTGGAAGCAAAAGCTACTTTGTTATCGCTGGAAGGCGTTAAAAACAATAAAACACAAATTGAATTGCCGCTGGAGTGA